Within the Bradyrhizobium ottawaense genome, the region CATATCGCCGTTGGCGTCGGTGAAGTATCCGTCGAGCGACATCGCATTGTAGACAACCAGCTTTGGCATGTTCAGTCCCTATTCGAAATTGCGGTCGATCGTTCGCGCGCGTTACCGATCACGTCACTTCGGGCAGATGCGCCTTGTCGCCCTCGAGCCAGCGCAGCGATCCCGGTGTCGTCAGCATCTCGCCGGATTCGAGCAGCGTCTTCAGTCCGGAGAGGATCATCGGCCAGCCGCCGTAGAGCTGGTCGTTGGCGCCTTCGCGCAATTGATCATGGGTGACCGTGAGGCGGCAGGAATCGCCGATGGGCACGATCTCCCAGGTTACCCGCGACGTGCCCTCGGCCTTGACGTCGTCACCCCAGACCGCGCGAAAGTTCTGCACCAGCCGGCGCGGCGGATCGACTTCCAGATTCTCGCCCTCGAAAATCAGGTTGCCATGGCCGCGACCCTCGTAGCGCGAACCCTTTGCCCAGTCCGATGTGACGATGGCGCCGAACGTATATTTGCTGCGCATCTCGGTATCGGTAATGGCGTGCCAGAGACGCTCGGGCGTCGTCTTGATGTAGATTTCGAACACCTTCTCCATCGTCTTCTCCAGTTCGCGCTTGAGGCCGCTCAGTCCGGCGGCCCACGGCTCGGCGTATTTGCTCACCCAGCGATCGTGGACGAGGCGGATCGGAACCGGGTTCAGAAAGTGCAGCTTCTCGCGGCCGCGCCGTTTGCTGACGACGAGGCTGGCCTCCTCCAGCACCTTGAGGTGTTTCATCACCCCAAAGCGTGTCATCGGCAGCCGCTCTTCCAGCGCGCTCAGCGTCTGTCCGTCTTGGCGGAACAGTTCGTCGAGTAGGCTTCGGCGGGTCGGGTCCGCGAGGGCCCTGAACACAGCATCCATGCGTCAACCATAGGTGACCATTTAGTCACCTGTCAAGGGGAGCTGCGCCCGTCGCGCTGAGAGACCTGTCAGCCCTTCCCGGTTACCGCAGGATTCACAGGAGTGACGCTCTCAAATGAACGCCATGCCGCCATTGAGAACGATGGTCTGCCCGGTCATGTAGTCGTTGCCCAGCACCATGGTGACGGCGTGCGCCACTTCGGCTGTATGCCCCATGCGGCCGAGCGGGATGTTGCGCGCCAGATCGGTCCGCCCGCGCATCATGTCGGTTTCGATCAGCGACGGCGCGACCGAATTGACGGTGATGCCTTCCTTCACCAGCCGCGCCGCATAGCCGCGCGTCAGCCCCTCCATGCCGGCCTTGGAGGCATTGTAGTGCGGGCCGATGGCGCCGGCGCCGCGCGCCGCCCCCGAGGTGATGTTGACGATGCGGCCCCATTTTCGCGCCCGCATCGCCGGCAGCACCGCCTGCGTGCACAGGAACGCCGATTTCAGGTTGACCAGGATGGTGCGATCGAAATCGTCCTCGGTCAGCTCATCGACGCCGCGCACGATGGCGATCCCGGCATTGTTGACGAGAATGTCGACCGGACCGAGCGACGCCGCGACCTGTTCGACCATTTTGGTCACGGCCGCCGCCTGCGAGACATCGGCCGCGACCGCCATCGCGCGGCCTCCCTTGGCCGTGATGGCGGCGACAACGGCATCGGCGTCTTGCGCGCGTTCGCGATAGTTGACCGCAACCGCAGCACCGGCATCCGCGAGCGCCGCCGCGACCGCAGCCCCGATGCCGCGAGAACCACCCGTCACCAGCGCGACATGCCCGCGAAGATCCTGCCCTGATGCCATCGATCCAACCTCGCCCGCCGTGAAAGACGGACGCGACTATATCATCGCGGACATGCTGGAGTCGAAGCACGGACTATGTGAAAACTCGGCGAGAATTGGCAAAGCGGGACAACAGATGAAGCTCTACATGTTCTACGTCGGCGGCAACTGCGGCAACTCGAATGTCGAGTTGCACGACGTGCGCTTTTCGATCGGCGAGACGCCGGAGGATTGCCACGACGATCTGCGCAAGCAGTGGTGGGGCGATCCCAAGAGCCTGCATCTGGATTGCTGGGGCGCGGTCGAGCAGGCCGACGGGTTCGATATCGCGCTGACAGAGCACGCTCCGCACGACGGCGGCGACAAACTGTTCTTCGTCAATCTCGGCGGGTACGACGCGCGCGAATTCAGCGAGCTGCATCGCAACGTCCTGCTGGTGGCGTCCGATGCGAAGGCCGCGAAGGCCAAGGCGCTGAGCCAGATCAAAAGCTGGTCGCTGCCGCACAAGGATAGTCTGTTCGAGGTCGAGAAGGCGATCGACGTCACCGCGCAACTGCAGGCTTGCGGATATTCCCTGAGCCTGAAGCCGGCGACGGAGGAAAAACCGTTCACCTTCGTCTGCGATTATCTGCCGATCGCGTGAAGCATTTCCCCGGATCGCGCATGGCAGATCCGGGGTCTGCTCTTTTGTTTGACGCGTTTTCTTGACGCGAACCGGTATCCGCTTCGCTCAAAACGCTATGGCATCACAGCGGCGGGTCGATCGCCTCGTCGTACTCTTTCTTGAACCGCGCGATCAGCTCGGCCGCGGGCAATATCTTGGCGACGCTGCCGACGCCCTGGCCGGAGCCCCAGATTTCCTTCCAGGCCTTCGGCTTGGCCCGTTCGCCCGACGCGTCGGTGCCGAAGCTCATTTTCGACGGATCGGAGGTCGGAAGATTGTCCGGGTCCATGCCGGCCGCGACGATCGACGGCTTGAGGTAATTGCCGTGCACGCCGGTGAACAGGTTCGAATAGACGATGTCTTCGGCGCCCGAGGCCGTGATCATCTGCTTGTAGCCCTCGACCGCATTGGCCTCCTTGGTGGCGATGAAGGCGGAGCCGATATAGGCGAAGTCGGCACCCAAGACCCGCGCGGCGCGGATGGCGCGGCCGTTCGCAATCGCGCCCGACAGCGCGATCGGGCCGTCGAACCAGGCCCGCGTCTCGGCCACGAAGGCGAGTGGCGAAATCTCGCCGGCATGGCCGCCGGCACCCGCGGAGACCAGCACCAGCCCGTCGGCGCCCTTCTCGACCGCCTTGTGCGCAAATTTCTGGTTGATCACGTCATGGAATACGACGCAGCCCCAGCCATGCGCCGCCTGGTTGAGTTCTTCGCGCGCGCCGAGCGAGGTGATCATCATCGGCACCTTGTGCTTCTCGCAAAGCGCCAGATCCTGATCGAGGCGGTTGTTCGACTTGTGCACGATCTGGTTGACCGCGAACGGCGCCGACGGCCGCTCGGGATGCGCCCTGTCATAGGCGGCGAGTTCTTCCTTGATCCTCGCCAGCCATTCGTCGAGCAGCGCCGGCGGCCGCGCGTTCAGCGCCGGAAACGATCCGACCACCCCGGCCTTGCATTGCGCGATCACGAGATCGGGCACCGAGATGATGAACAGCGGTGCTGCGATCACGGGTAACGACAGGCGGCCCTTGAACAAGGCAGGCATGGACATTCGAAGCGATCCTTATGGGTTTCGACAAGCGTAAGGCACCGTCCGGCGATGGATGCCGGGCGTCATACCAACAAGGCAATCTTTCCAGTGTCAAGTATTGCGTCTTGGCGCTGGCGCGGGATGACACTTCGTGGCCCATTCCGCCCTCCGGATCAGGCTACTGGCAGAGCGCCCGGATCACGTAATTTTCGGTCTTGCAGTCGCCCGGCTCGCGCTGGCGGCCGGGAATGAACACTTTCGGCGAGCATTTCTCGGCGGCGTCGGTGTCGAGGCTCTTGCCTTCCTTGTAGCCCTTGCTCTGGCAGAGCTTGTCGGCGCCCGCCTTGCAGTCCGGCGCGCCGTTGGCGGCGACCACGCAGGCCGCCCGTCCCTTCACCATGGTCGACGGCTTCGCGATGTTGGTCAGGCCGTCGCCGGCATCCTTTGCAGCATCCTTGGCGCGCGCGTTGAGGTCGTCGATGGTCTCGCCGGGGCTCTTGATCGTGGGCAGCAACGATTTGGATTTCTCGAACAGTTTTCCAATTTCGTTGATCAGGCCGGGATTTTCAGCGGGCGCCGCCGGCTGAGGCTCGATCTGCTGCGGCGCGCCTTGGGCGGGCAGCGGTTGCTGCGCCGGCGACTGCAGGCCGAGCGAGGCAGGCGGCGCGGCCTGCGGCCAGGCGGCGCGAGGGGCGAGCGCGAACAGCGACAGCGCAAGGGCTGACGTCGCGATCCGGATCACGCAGAGCTGCATCAGATGGCCGATTCGATCGGGCATGTCGGGAAGCGTAACCTGAAGGCCACGTAACTTGAAGCCTTGCCCGGGCAAAGCCCTGCGTCAGATGAGCCGGAATGCAATATAGAAGCCGAGCACCAGCACCGCGGCGCCGAGGCCGACCCACAGTCCGAGCCGCTTTTCGAGTTCCGCCCGGATCACGTCGCCGTAGCGGTTGAGCAGGACCGCGACCACGAAGAAGCGGCCGCCGCGCGCGACGATCGAGCACAGGACGAACAGCCAGATGTTGTAGCCGGCAAAGCCCGAGGTGATGGTCACGAGCTTGTAGGGAATCGGCGTCAGGCCTTTGACCAGGATGATCACCGCGCCCCATTCGGCATAGGAGGCGCGAAAGGCTTCGACCTTGCCGCTCAGGCCATAGAGCTCGATCAGCCAGTGCCCGATCGAGTCGTAGAGCAGCGCGCCGATCGCGTATCCGAGCAGGCCGCCGGCGACGGAGGCGACCGTGCACACCGCGGCGAACCACCATGCCCGCTTCGGCCGGGCCAGCGACATCGGCAGCAGCATGATATCGGGCGGCACCGGGAAAAAGGAGCTTTCCGCAAAGGATACTGCGGCCAGTATCCAGAGCGCGTAGGGCTTGTCGGCGGCGCCGATGCACCAGTCGTATATTCGTCTCAGCATGGCCGCATGAACCACCATGGCGCGGATTTGTCCATGCCGGGAAAAAGGGGTTTTTGGGGCCCCTAATGCCGCTTGCGGAGACCGCGGGCCTCCAGCGCGACAATTCGTCGCCGCGCCGCGGGCTGGGCGGTGGCGTCGTTCGCAACGGCCTTGGACAATTCCTTGGATATGTCTTGGCGCAGCTTCCTCGCCGACTTCGGCAGCTTCTCGGCGATCCCCTGCAGGCGCTCGCGCCGTTCCATCTCGCGCCAGACGTCCTCCGGCTTGACGCCGGCGGAGGCCCACAGAACGGTCAGGTTGTAGAGCAGGTCGGCACTCTCGCGAACCACGGCAGGGGCGTCGCCGTTGACGGCGTCGATCACGACCTCGATGGCTTCCTCGGCGAGCTTCTTGGCCATCTTGGACGGGCCGCGCTGAAACAGCCGTGCCGTGCGCGACGTCGCCGGGTCGAGATCCCGGGCCGCAAGCACCGCCTGATACAGCCGTTCGAGCGAATCACTCATCCTTCGAGCCTAATTGAAAGCCGTGGCCGGCGTGTTAACGGCCGGCTCGACAACCCAAAAAAAAAGCCACCGGCTGGTTAAGCCGGTGGCTCCATTTTCATGAAAAGTCGCGACTACCAGCTGGCGAGCGGATGGCCGCGATAGTGCGGCACGCCCGAGTAACGACCACCGTAACCACCGTAACCACCGTAATACGGGCCGCCACCATAGTAGGCCGGTCCGCCGCCGTAATAGGCCGGCGGGGCGTCGTAGTAGCCGTAACTGTCATAATAGTCGCGGCGGTTCTGGCTGGCCGCAATCGCAATACCCGTGCCGACGATGCCGGCAAAGGCCGCGGCTGCCGCGGCACCGCCGCCTCCGCGATAATAGCGGCGACGGGCGCTGATATCGGTTGCGCCGCTGGTGCCGCTGGTTGCCGTTATGCCGTTGCCTTTCGGCGCCGAGCTGGCGAACGCCATCGACGGCTCGACCGCCGTCAGCGCTACCGCCATCACCGTCGCCACTGCGCCGGCGCGGCCCATCAATGAAAACACACCTTTTCGCGCAAACATCTCAATACCCTCCGTGGTCGCGTGGCCTGACAGGCCCTGGATGACTAACCACCGAGCGCACTTTAGGTTCCCCAATCCGAATGCAGGCTGAACGATCTCTGGCGAAATCGTGGCAGTCATCGACCATTCAGAATGGATGCGGCACAATGCCCGTGTTTCCGGCTTGTATTGCCGTGCGCGGTGTCATGAAACAGGTGTCATGAAACGGACATCGCCGGCGCGGCAACTTGTCCCATCTCCTGCTGACGTAAGCCCCATGCGTGCCATCCGCTGCAACATCCTCCGCTCCGTTCTGGCCTCGCTGCTCGGCCTGTGCGGAATGGCGGGTGCAGCTCTGGGCCCGGTGCGCGCGGCCGATGAAGCCCGGCCACCGCTCGCGATCCAGTTCTCGCTCGACCGGCCGATCGATGCGGCGGCCGCCCCGTTCGTGATGGCGGCGACCGGCGGCCTGTTTACCGCGGAGGCGCTCAGCGTCACGACCAACATCGCCGCCGGATCGCCGGACGCCATCGCGCGCGTCGCCGCCGGCACCAGCGATTTCGCCCTCGTCGACATCAACGCGCTGATGCGGTTTCGCGATCGGGACAAGCAGGGCGTCCCGCCGGTCAAGGCGGTGTTCGTGCTGTTCAACAAGGCGCCCTACGCCATCATCGCCCGCAAGAGCCGCGGCGTCAGCTCGCTGTCGGATATCGAGGGCAAGAACCTCGGCGTCGCCGAAGGCGATCTGTCGATCCGGCTGTGGCCGGCGGTGGCCAGACTGAACGGCATCAAGACCGCAAGCGTCAAGCAGAGCAGCATCAGCGCCGCGGTCCGCGAGCCGATGCTGTCGGCCGGCCAGATCGATGCCGTCACCGGATTTTCCTATCTGTCGGCGATCAATTTGCGGGACCGCGGCGTCCCGGCCGACGATCTGGCGGTGCTGAAATTCGCCGACTATGGCTGCGAGGCCTATGGGTTTGCCGTCATCGTCAACCCGACGCTGGCGACCGCCAAGCCGGATGCCGTGAGGGGATTTGTGCGTGCGGTGATCCGCGGCGTGAATCTCGTGATCAAGGATCCGATGAAGGCCACCATCGAAGTCGTCAGCCGCATGGACGACGGCTCGCGCGAACAGGAGCTCGAACGCCTGCGCACCATCCTGCGCGACAACATCCTGACCGGCGAAGTGAAGCGCAGCGGCATCGGCGGCATCGATCCGGCGCGCTTCGAGCGTTCGATCGAGCAGGTCGCGGAGGACTTCAAGTTCCAGAAGCGGCCGCAGGCGTCCGATATTTTCGACGACCAGTTCCTGCCCCCGCTCAATGGGCGGCTGATTAACTGAGTGAAGCCCTATCCCTCATGGTGAGGAAGCGCGCAGCGCCGTCTCGAACCATGAGGCCCGTGGCCCATCCTTCGAGACGCGCTTCGCGCTCCTCAGGATGAGGTCGGTGGGTGTGGTCAACAGCGATCAAGCTCAAGTCGCCGCTGGTTCTCAACCGCGATCCCTGATTAGAATACGTCTCCACCGATCGCGTCCCGCCATCCCGGCCCCTGAGTCCGCAACCCGATGTCCCTGGTCCGCCTCTATACCCGCGTCCTCGAATTGCTCGGCAAGGAGGCACGGCTGGGCTGGATTCTCGCCGGCGCCAACCTCTTGCTGGCCGGAGCGCAATTCGCCGAGCCGGTGCTGTTCGGCCGCATCGTCGACGTGCTGTCCGGCAAACCGCAGACCGGTCCGCTGACCGCCAACTCGGCCTGGCCGCTGCTCGGCGCCTGGGTGGCGTTCGGCCTGTTCACGATTCTCTGCAGCGCCGCGGTCGCCCTCCACGCCGACCGGCTGGCGCACCGCCAGCGCCAGGCGGTGCTGACCGGCTATTTCGAGCACATCATGCAGTTGCCGCTGACCTTCCACTCCGGCACCCATTCCGGCCGGCTGATGAAGGTGATGCTGAACGGCACCGATGCGCTGTGGCGGCTCTGGCTCGGATTTTTCCGCGAGCATTTCGCCGCCATCATGTCGCTGGTGGTGCTGCTGCCGCTCTCGCTCTACCTCAACTGGCGGCTCGCGATCCTGCTGTTCGCGCTGTGCGTGGTGTTCACCGTGCTGACGACGCTGGTGGTGCGCAAGACCTACGGCATGCAGAGCGAGGTCGAGGCCCATTACAGCGACCTCTCGGCGCGCGCCTCCGACGCGCTCGGCAATGTCGCGCTGGTGCAGAGCTTCGTGCGCATCGACGCCGAGGTCCAGGGGCTGCGCTTCGTCGCCGACAAGCTGCTGGCGGTGCAGATGCCGGTGCTGTCGTGGTGGGCGCTGGTCACCGTCATCACCCGCGCCTCAACCACCATCACGGTGCTCGCGATCTTCACCGTCGGCATCATCCTGCACCAACAGGGACTGACGACGGTCGGCGAAATCGTGATGTTCGTGAGCTTCGCGACCATGCTGATCCAGAAACTCGAACAGGTCGTGAGCTTCATCAACAACGTGTTCATGGAGGCGCCGCGGCTGCAGGAATTCTTCGACGTGCTGGACGCCGTGCCCGCGGTGCGCGACCGGCCCGGCGCGATGGATACCGGACGGCTGTCGGGGCTGGTCGAATTCAACGACGTCTCGTTTTCCTATGACGGCAAGCGGCCGGCGGTCGAGGACCTGTCGTTCACCGCTCTGCCCGGCCAGACCATCGCGCTGGTCGGCCCGACCGGCGCCGGCAAGTCGACCGCGATCGCGCTGCTGCACCGCGCGTTCGATCCGCAGTCCGGCATCATCAAGATCGACGGCATGGATATCCGCGGCCTCAAGCTGACGGCGCTGCGGCGGAACATCGGCGTGGTGTTCCAGGAGGCGCTGCTGTTCAACCGTTCGATCGCCGACAATCTGCGGGTCGGCAAGCCGGATGCGACCGAAGAGGAAATGCGCACCGCGGCGTCACGCGCCCAGGCGCTCGAATTCATCGAACGCAGCGAGAAGAAATTCGAAACCCATGCCGGCGAACGCGGCCGCATGTTGTCCGGCGGCGAACGTCAGCGGCTGTCGATCGCACGCGCCCTGCTCAAGGACCCGCCGATCCTGATCCTCGACGAGGCCACCAGCGCGCTCGACGCCGTCACCGAGGCCCGGGTCAACGCCGCTCTCGATGAAGTGATGAGGGGCCGGACGACATTCGTGATCGCGCACCGGCTTTCGACCATTCGCAACGCCACGCGCATCCTGGTTTTCGACAATGGCCGCGTGATCGAAAGCGGAACTTTCGATGAACTGGTGGCAAAAGGCGGCCGTTTTGCCGAACTCGCCAAGGCCCAGTTCATGGTGCAGGAAACTGCACGCGCCAGCATCGATGCCAAATAGGGTGCGCGCAACCGCTGCGTAATTGAAATATCTGCCGAATTTAAGCCCATTTCGTCTACGATTTAATCGCCCGGCCTCTGTTCTGGATCGGCAAGTCGGTATAGGTTGCGGCCAGCCGTAACGCGACGGTGCAAGTTATGTTTCAAGATCGCACGCTTGAAACCCGAACGTTGATGACTGGACCTGCTTCTCGAAGGCGGGTCTCAAAGGACCGGAACGGAAAAGTGCATTTTCTTCGCCCGCTGCTTCGCAACCCGTCATTGAAATGGATATTCATCGTCGCG harbors:
- a CDS encoding ArsR/SmtB family transcription factor: MDAVFRALADPTRRSLLDELFRQDGQTLSALEERLPMTRFGVMKHLKVLEEASLVVSKRRGREKLHFLNPVPIRLVHDRWVSKYAEPWAAGLSGLKRELEKTMEKVFEIYIKTTPERLWHAITDTEMRSKYTFGAIVTSDWAKGSRYEGRGHGNLIFEGENLEVDPPRRLVQNFRAVWGDDVKAEGTSRVTWEIVPIGDSCRLTVTHDQLREGANDQLYGGWPMILSGLKTLLESGEMLTTPGSLRWLEGDKAHLPEVT
- a CDS encoding YqaA family protein, encoding MVVHAAMLRRIYDWCIGAADKPYALWILAAVSFAESSFFPVPPDIMLLPMSLARPKRAWWFAAVCTVASVAGGLLGYAIGALLYDSIGHWLIELYGLSGKVEAFRASYAEWGAVIILVKGLTPIPYKLVTITSGFAGYNIWLFVLCSIVARGGRFFVVAVLLNRYGDVIRAELEKRLGLWVGLGAAVLVLGFYIAFRLI
- a CDS encoding SDR family NAD(P)-dependent oxidoreductase; protein product: MASGQDLRGHVALVTGGSRGIGAAVAAALADAGAAVAVNYRERAQDADAVVAAITAKGGRAMAVAADVSQAAAVTKMVEQVAASLGPVDILVNNAGIAIVRGVDELTEDDFDRTILVNLKSAFLCTQAVLPAMRARKWGRIVNITSGAARGAGAIGPHYNASKAGMEGLTRGYAARLVKEGITVNSVAPSLIETDMMRGRTDLARNIPLGRMGHTAEVAHAVTMVLGNDYMTGQTIVLNGGMAFI
- a CDS encoding ABC transporter substrate-binding protein; this encodes MRAIRCNILRSVLASLLGLCGMAGAALGPVRAADEARPPLAIQFSLDRPIDAAAAPFVMAATGGLFTAEALSVTTNIAAGSPDAIARVAAGTSDFALVDINALMRFRDRDKQGVPPVKAVFVLFNKAPYAIIARKSRGVSSLSDIEGKNLGVAEGDLSIRLWPAVARLNGIKTASVKQSSISAAVREPMLSAGQIDAVTGFSYLSAINLRDRGVPADDLAVLKFADYGCEAYGFAVIVNPTLATAKPDAVRGFVRAVIRGVNLVIKDPMKATIEVVSRMDDGSREQELERLRTILRDNILTGEVKRSGIGGIDPARFERSIEQVAEDFKFQKRPQASDIFDDQFLPPLNGRLIN
- a CDS encoding glucan ABC transporter ATP-binding protein/ permease, whose product is MSLVRLYTRVLELLGKEARLGWILAGANLLLAGAQFAEPVLFGRIVDVLSGKPQTGPLTANSAWPLLGAWVAFGLFTILCSAAVALHADRLAHRQRQAVLTGYFEHIMQLPLTFHSGTHSGRLMKVMLNGTDALWRLWLGFFREHFAAIMSLVVLLPLSLYLNWRLAILLFALCVVFTVLTTLVVRKTYGMQSEVEAHYSDLSARASDALGNVALVQSFVRIDAEVQGLRFVADKLLAVQMPVLSWWALVTVITRASTTITVLAIFTVGIILHQQGLTTVGEIVMFVSFATMLIQKLEQVVSFINNVFMEAPRLQEFFDVLDAVPAVRDRPGAMDTGRLSGLVEFNDVSFSYDGKRPAVEDLSFTALPGQTIALVGPTGAGKSTAIALLHRAFDPQSGIIKIDGMDIRGLKLTALRRNIGVVFQEALLFNRSIADNLRVGKPDATEEEMRTAASRAQALEFIERSEKKFETHAGERGRMLSGGERQRLSIARALLKDPPILILDEATSALDAVTEARVNAALDEVMRGRTTFVIAHRLSTIRNATRILVFDNGRVIESGTFDELVAKGGRFAELAKAQFMVQETARASIDAK
- the hisE gene encoding phosphoribosyl-ATP diphosphatase, whose translation is MSDSLERLYQAVLAARDLDPATSRTARLFQRGPSKMAKKLAEEAIEVVIDAVNGDAPAVVRESADLLYNLTVLWASAGVKPEDVWREMERRERLQGIAEKLPKSARKLRQDISKELSKAVANDATAQPAARRRIVALEARGLRKRH
- a CDS encoding NAD(P)H-dependent flavin oxidoreductase — encoded protein: MSMPALFKGRLSLPVIAAPLFIISVPDLVIAQCKAGVVGSFPALNARPPALLDEWLARIKEELAAYDRAHPERPSAPFAVNQIVHKSNNRLDQDLALCEKHKVPMMITSLGAREELNQAAHGWGCVVFHDVINQKFAHKAVEKGADGLVLVSAGAGGHAGEISPLAFVAETRAWFDGPIALSGAIANGRAIRAARVLGADFAYIGSAFIATKEANAVEGYKQMITASGAEDIVYSNLFTGVHGNYLKPSIVAAGMDPDNLPTSDPSKMSFGTDASGERAKPKAWKEIWGSGQGVGSVAKILPAAELIARFKKEYDEAIDPPL
- a CDS encoding DUF1543 domain-containing protein — encoded protein: MKLYMFYVGGNCGNSNVELHDVRFSIGETPEDCHDDLRKQWWGDPKSLHLDCWGAVEQADGFDIALTEHAPHDGGDKLFFVNLGGYDAREFSELHRNVLLVASDAKAAKAKALSQIKSWSLPHKDSLFEVEKAIDVTAQLQACGYSLSLKPATEEKPFTFVCDYLPIA